A single window of Pseudophryne corroboree isolate aPseCor3 chromosome 5, aPseCor3.hap2, whole genome shotgun sequence DNA harbors:
- the LOC134927367 gene encoding protein QNR-71-like produces MQVAVLGGLVVISICLIPGIQAGKRFQDVMEFGRRSGKEGHHNQIHGWFPDSSPWDEKLYPAWKINDVRWENCWRGGKVLAILTSDSPALIGSNVTFAVTLTFPRCQKENEDGDIVYERGCGNASSSYQDQYVYNWTKWLDFCDEGNCSFVNKYPDGRPLPHRHDWRWNNFIYVFSTMGQYYTQIGRSSALLSLNTTNITAGTQMIEVSVFRRGHQRHYPVTKASGIYIVTDQIPFYVNISQTNDKNSSDNIYIKDSPIKFDIKIHDPSNYLKKAVVSFDWDYGDGNGSSVSNNPLSSHTYTTHGNFSLNLTIKAAIPGPCQPVTPTPVPTTYLPTTTNSFTTANTTDNSTDLPSFEAETAPLTTERPNVTTAHTTTIHSTPVPGCFIYRYGHYNTKITVVDGILQVSIVEMTSVKVSTAQTVNSLMDFIVSCQGSLPTDACTIVSDSTCMVPQDMICEEVPASDQCLVTLRRAFVEPGSYCVNITLSDDASLALASTLVSIEGEAGTTTYVKAVLVHLGLIALAAVIIAVTGVLLYKKYKPYRPIENAADQSGGQGIKVYFSQIKNVLFQGNHEHEPLLKSKAGII; encoded by the exons GATTTCAGGATGTGATGGAATTTGGAAGGAGATCAGGCAAGGAAGGCCACCATAACCAGATACATGGCTGGTTTCCTGACAGCAGTCCGTGGGATGAGAAGCTCTATCCTGCCTGGAAGATTAATGATGTCAGATGGGAGAACTGCTGGAGAG GTGGCAAAGTGTTGGCAATCCTGACCAGTGACAGCCCTGCGCTGATAGGGTCGAATGTTACATTTGCTGTTACTCTGACGTTTCCCAGGTGTCAAAAAGAAAATGAAGATGGGGATATCGTCTATGAAAGAGGATGTGGAAATG CTTCCTCCAGTTATCAAGACCAGTATGTTTATAACTGGACCAAGTGGCTAGACTTCTGTGATGAAGGAAACTGCAGTTTTGTCAACAAATATCCAGATGGAAGACCACTCCCACATCGCCATGACTGGAGGTGGAATAACTTCATTTACGTCTTCTCAACAATGG GTCAGTACTATACACAAATTGGGAGATCTTCTGCCCTTCTGTCATTGAACACTACAAACATCACAGCTGGCACACAGATGATTGAAGTGTCAGTCTTCAGAAGAGGGCATCAAAGACATTATCCTGTTACCAAAGCAAGTGGTATATACATTGTAACAG ATCAAATTCCATTCTATGTGAACATCTCCCAAACTAATGATAAGAATTCCTCAGACAACATCTACATTAAGGATTCTCCAATTAAatttgacatcaaaatccatgatcCAAGCAATTACCTCAAGAAGGCTGTAGTGTCCTTTGACTGGGACTATGGTGATGGGAATGGCTCCTCTGTTTCCAATAACCCGCTGTctagtcacacatacaccacacacgggAACTTTAGTCTGAACCTGACCATCAAAGCAGCCATTCCTGGACCCTGTCAGCCTGTTACTCCTACTCCAGTTCCTACGACGTATCTACCAACAACCACCAATTCTTTCACCACTGCAAATACAACTG ATAATTCAACAGATTTGCCATCATTTGAAGCTGAAACTGCCCCACTAACCACTGAAAGACCTAATGTTACCACTGCTCATACAACCACAATACATTCTACTCCTGTTCCTGGCTGCTTTATCTACAGATATGGTCACTACAACACCAAAATTACAGTTGTAG ATGGCATCCTGCAGGTGAGCATTGTTGAAATGACAAGTGTCAAAGTGTCTACCGCTCAGACTGTAAACTCTCTGATGGACTTCATAGTGTCTTGCCAAGGAAG CCTGCCTACAGATGCCTGCACAATTGTGTCAGATTCTACGTGCATGGTTCCTCAGGACATGATCTGTGAAGAAGTTCCAGCTTCTGACCAATGCTTGGTGACCCTACGCAGAGCCTTTGTAGAACCAGGATCCTACTGTGTGAATATTACACTGAGTGATGATGCAAGTCTGGCTCTTGCTAGTACACTGGTCTCTATAGAGGGAG AGGCTGGAACTACCACATATGTGAAGGCAGTGCTGGTTCATCTAGGGTTGATTGCCCTTGCTGCAGTTATTATTGCAGTGACTGGTGTCCTTCTTTACAA GAAATACAAGCCATACAGACCCATTGAGAATGCTGCAGACCAAAGTGGTGGACAAGGGATAAAAGTGTACTTCAGCCAGATCAAAAACGTTCTCTTTCAAGGAAACCATGAGCATGAACCTCTTCTAAAGAGCAAGGCTGGAATAATATAA